The following nucleotide sequence is from Pseudonocardia sp. C8.
CGGCTGCGTGTTCCAGGACTTCCGGCTGCTGCCCAAGCGCACCGTGGCCGGCAACGTGGCGTTCGCGCTCGAGGTGCTCGGGCGCAAGCCGGCGCAGATCCGCAGCGACGTGCCCGAGCTGCTGGAGATGGTCGGCCTGCAGGGCAAGGCGGAGCGGATGCCGCACGAGCTCTCCGGTGGCGAGCAGCAGCGGGTCGCGATCGCGCGGGCGTCGGTGAACCGGCCGCCGCTGTTGCTGGCCGACGAACCCACCGGCAACCTCGACCCCGACACCAGCCGGGGGATCATGCAGGTGCTGGAGCGGATCAACCGCGGCGGCACGACCGTCCTGATGGCCACCCACGACGACTCCATCGTGGACGCGATGCGCCGCCGGGTGATCGAGCTGGACGACGGTGTGGTGCTCCGCGACGAGGCCCGCGCCGTGTACGGGGCGGGCCGGTAGATGCGCCCCGCCCTGCTCACCCGCGAGGTCTCCGAAGGCCTGCGCCGCAACGTGACGATGACCGTGGCGATGGTGCTCACCACCGCCGTCACCCTGATGTCGGTCGGGGCCGGGCTGCTCGTGCTGCGCACGATCGACGACATCTCCGCGCTGTACGCGAGCCGGCTCGAGATCCAGGTCGCGCTCACCCCGGACGTCTCGGAGTCCGACCGGGACTGCTCCGGGCCGACGTGCGCCTCGCTGCACGCGGCGCTGTCCTCGGCGCCCGGCGTCGGCGCGGTGACCTTCGAGTCCCAGGAGCAGGCCTACACCCGGTTCCGGGAGCTGTTCGCGGGGCAGTCCGTGGCCGACGTCGCCCGCCCGCAGTCGCTGCCCGCGACGCTGCGGGTGACGCTCACCGACCAGCAGGGGGGCGCGGCCGCCGCGGCGGCGGCCGTCGAGGGCCGCCCCGGCGTGCGCGGGGTGATCGACCAGCGCGACCTCGTCGGGAAGCTGTTCGACTTCCTCGACGGCGTGCGGAACGTGGCGTTCGCGCTGGCCGTGGTGCAGGCGCTCGCGGCCGTGCTGCTGATCTCCAACACGGTCCAGGTGTCGGCGTTCACCCGGCGCACCGAGGTCGCGGTGATGCGCCTGGTCGGCGCGACCCGATGGACCACGCAGCTGCCGTTCCTCATGGAGGCGGCCATCGCGGGTGCGGTCGGCGGGGCGCTGGCCGGGGCCGGCCTCGTCGCCGCGAAGTACGCCGTCGTGGACGACCTGCTCGCCGCGATCGGCCGGGCGGGGGTGATCCCGCCGGTCCGGCTGTCCGACGTGCTGGTCGTGTCGGTGCTGCTCGTGCCGGTCGGCGGGATCGTCGCCGGTGTCACCGGCTACGCGACGCTGCGTGCTTATGTGAAGGTCTGACGACCGGGCGGCGGGTAGGCTGGTGGGGTGAAGGAACAGGGCCGGAAGGTGATCGCGCAGAACCGCCGGGCCCGGCACGACTACTCGATCCTGGACACCTACGAGGCCGGGGTCGCGCTGAAGGGGACCGAGGTGAAGAGCCTCCGTCTGGGCCGGGCCTCGATGGCGGACGCCTTCGCCACGATCGACGAGGGCGAGATCTTCCTGCGCAACCTGCACATCCCGGAGTACGTCCGGGGCAGCTGGACCAACCACGAGCCCCGCCGCACCCGCAAGCTGCTGCTGCACCGCGACGAGATCGACCGGCTGATGGGCAAGACCCGCGAGGGCGGGCTGACCCTGGTGCCGCTGTCGCTGTACTTCAGCGACGGCAAGGTCAAGTGCGAGATCGCGCTGGCCCGCGGCAAGAAGGACTACGACAAGCGCCGCGACCTCGCGAAGAAGGACGCGGAACGGGAGATGGCCCGGGCCGTCGGCCGCGCCGCCAAGGGCCGCGCCCGCAGCCTGCGCTGATCCCGGCCTAGGGTGGGTGGCGTGGATCTTCCCGCGCCACCCCGCGACGACGCCGACGTCCCGCGC
It contains:
- the smpB gene encoding SsrA-binding protein SmpB, translating into MKEQGRKVIAQNRRARHDYSILDTYEAGVALKGTEVKSLRLGRASMADAFATIDEGEIFLRNLHIPEYVRGSWTNHEPRRTRKLLLHRDEIDRLMGKTREGGLTLVPLSLYFSDGKVKCEIALARGKKDYDKRRDLAKKDAEREMARAVGRAAKGRARSLR
- the ftsX gene encoding permease-like cell division protein FtsX, producing the protein MRPALLTREVSEGLRRNVTMTVAMVLTTAVTLMSVGAGLLVLRTIDDISALYASRLEIQVALTPDVSESDRDCSGPTCASLHAALSSAPGVGAVTFESQEQAYTRFRELFAGQSVADVARPQSLPATLRVTLTDQQGGAAAAAAAVEGRPGVRGVIDQRDLVGKLFDFLDGVRNVAFALAVVQALAAVLLISNTVQVSAFTRRTEVAVMRLVGATRWTTQLPFLMEAAIAGAVGGALAGAGLVAAKYAVVDDLLAAIGRAGVIPPVRLSDVLVVSVLLVPVGGIVAGVTGYATLRAYVKV
- the ftsE gene encoding cell division ATP-binding protein FtsE, whose amino-acid sequence is MIELRDVTKHYPASGRPALDRISATVGAGEFAFLIGPSGSGKSTLLRLLLREDVPTSGTILVDGLDVARLPRRKVPKLRQRIGCVFQDFRLLPKRTVAGNVAFALEVLGRKPAQIRSDVPELLEMVGLQGKAERMPHELSGGEQQRVAIARASVNRPPLLLADEPTGNLDPDTSRGIMQVLERINRGGTTVLMATHDDSIVDAMRRRVIELDDGVVLRDEARAVYGAGR